The following coding sequences are from one Humulus lupulus chromosome X, drHumLupu1.1, whole genome shotgun sequence window:
- the LOC133806823 gene encoding uncharacterized protein LOC133806823 has translation MDILNVSKDAWCRIFQATSSDAAPEWYFKFPPANITSWEMFVKEFYEQFYASRIHPTEANLLVDIRQKEGEPLKEYIQRFMRVATRAKTVGDEGMMMAIAAGVQRQSPLWNSLRKNGVKNTQEFLERAYKYIKLEEAIAQ, from the coding sequence atggatattctgAATGTCTCCAAAGATGCTTGGTGCAGGATTTTCCAGGCCACTTCGTCTGATGCTGCTCCGGAGTGGTATTTTAAATTTCCACCTGCCAACATAacttcatgggaaatgttcgtcaAGGAGTTTTACGAACAATTTTATGCTAGTCGCATACATCCAACCGAAGCAAATCTCCTAGTAGATATAAGGCAAAAGGAAGGAGAGCCTCTCAAAGAGTATATTCAGAGGTTCATGAGAGTGGCTACTCGTGCCAAAACGGTGGGAGATGAAGGAATGATGATGGCCATTGCAGCTGGAGTACAGCGCCAATCCCCATTATGGAATAGTTTGCGAAAAAATGGAGTTAAGAacacccaagagtttttggaacGAGCATATAAATACATTAAGTTGGAGGAGGCTATCGCCCAATGA